One stretch of Anolis carolinensis isolate JA03-04 chromosome 3, rAnoCar3.1.pri, whole genome shotgun sequence DNA includes these proteins:
- the ifngr2 gene encoding interferon gamma receptor 2 precursor (The RefSeq protein has 3 substitutions compared to this genomic sequence) encodes MRRLSLPLLCLSSALIVWRPGPTAGESSVFLPAPQNITIESRNFVNVLRWSPVKGVNGTVSYHVEQRVVSSEHWEEVNCTNISKPECNFDHGMEVSRNLLRVRAEQGGLKSNWSQVGPFQAKTDTILGPPWGINVTSEANTLTLSFRSPLEHTKYDSDLVYIIHQWDESLSGNISSETKNTAKKFKNLKEATQYCFQVQAMFENIKGEISGPHCNKTATTERTRNIYIAAIFGVLMFTILATFLCLCVIQKYKSTIKYFWQPRLRIPSHYEEDLQNAQVVAEYTFWNCAEEHWDIVSVISNTSQNQTLRDSFASGNQVDVSNLNEHR; translated from the exons AGTCTTCTGTGTTCTTACCTGCACCACAGAACATAACAATTGAATCACGTAATTTTGTGAATGTGTTGAGATGGTCTCCAGTTAAGGGAGTCAATGGAACAGTATCCTACCACGTAGAACAGCGCGT AGTGTCAAGCGAACATTGGGAAGAAGTGAACTGCACAAATATTTCAAAGCCTGAATGTAATTTTGATCATGGCATGGAGGTTTCCCGCAACCTTTTACGTGTTAGGGCCGAACAAGGAGGATTGAAATCTAATTGGAGTCAAGTAGGTCCTTTTCAAGCAAAAACAGACA CCATTTTGGGACCTCCATGGGAAATAAATGTAACCTCAGAGGCAAACACACTTACTCTAAGCTTTCGGTCTCCTCTTGAGCATACAAAATATGACTCAGATTTGGTATACATAATACACCAATGGGACGAATCATTGAGCGGAAAT ATATCAAGTGAGACCAAAAATACAGCAAAGAAATTCAAAAATCTAAAGGAAGCGACACAATATTGCTTTCAAGTACAAGCAATGTTTGAAAATATTAAAGGAGAAATAAGTGGCCCTCACTGTAACAAAACAACCACCACTG aaagaaCAAGAAACATTTATATTGCAGCGATATTTGGAGTTCTAATGTTTACCATTTTGGCAAcatttttgtgtttgtgtgttatTCGGAAATATAAAAGTACAATTAAATATTTTTGGCAGCCTCGTCTAAGAATACCCTCCCACTATGAAGAG GACTTACAAAATGCTCAAGTGGTTGCAGAGTACACATTTTGGAACTGTGCAGAAGAACACTGGGACATTGTATCAGTTATCTCTAATACAAGTCAAAACCAAACTTTGAGAGACAGCTTTGCTAGTGGAAACCAAGTAGATGTGTCAAATTTGAATGAACATCGATAG